The DNA region GGCCATGAAGGCGGGGATGAAGTAAGTGGATATAAGCGGCAGGGGCTCTCTTGAAAGCCTCTTTATGAGATCCCTCCCGAATCCGACTTTAAGCAACCCGTATATTATTAGGAGGGCTAAATTGGGCCTCGATAGATCCCTCCTCGGGTAAAAGCTCGGTACCCTCTGGAAGTAATCGAAGGTGAGGAAGGAGAGCTTCCCTATAATGGGAAGCTCAATGGATCTCGTGATCCCGGAATAACCGGATGAGAGTATGCTCCAGATGATCTTATCCTTCTTCGGGATCCCCTCATAACTATCGGCCCTTATCAGCTCCGAGAAATCCCTGAGAGGGTAAGCTGCCCTGAAGTGACCGTAGCCCATCATTGAGTACACGGCGTAGCTCATTCCACCCCGATTCATATTAGTAAATATAAAATGCTCAGCCCTCCAAATAATAGCTTAGCTAGCTCCACGTAACTCTCCCGATGACATCTATATGGAAAATTTTCCAGTCAGCTATCGTCTTTTTGAAGTGCTTCCAGTGGAAACGAAACATTTATCAATTTCTCCCAACTAAGAACCGCACCGGGTGGTAGCATGGTCTCGGTATATGCTGAAAAGATTTTACGGATAAACTTGAGGGAGAAGAGCATAAAAACTGAGGCCCCGAGGAGGGACTGGTTAGCCCTGTACCTCGGGGGCAGGGGGCTGGGGATAAGGTACGTTTACGAGGAGGTCCCTCCTGGAGCTAATGCCCTGGGCCCTGAGAATAAAGTAGTCATAGCGACTGGCCCACTGACAGGCACTATAGCCCCTCTCAGCGGGAGGTTCACTGTCGTCTCCAAGTCCCCGAAGACCGGGACGATAAACGACAATTACGTGGGAGGTTCCTTCGGCCCCGAGCTCAAGTATGCCGGTTACGATGCTGTGATAATAGAGGATGTGGCTGAGAAGCCCGTGTACATATACATAAGCGATGGGAATGTCGAGATAAGGGATGCCAGTCACCTCTGGGGGATGAAGGTAAGGGAAGCTATGGAGGAGCTCAGGAAGGAGAATGGTAACGTGAGGACAATGGTAATAGGGCCAGCTGGGGAGAAGCTGAGCTTGATCTCCTCAGTCCATGTTGATGAATACTTCGTAGCTGCTAGAGGAGGGATAGGGGCTGTCTTCGGATCCAAGAAGTTGAAGGGCATAGTTGTAAGGGCGGAGGAGAGGAAGATCGAGCTTCCGAACCCAGGAAGGTTCAGAGAGACTATATCGAGGTTGATGAAGGAGAGCGTGCTCACAGAAGCCAACATCTGGGCTAAAACAGATGGCACCCCTATAATAGTTGATCTGAGCAATAATGTAGGGGCCCTCCCTCACTTAAACTTTAGAGAGGGATATTATGAGTACGCGAAGTTCATAAACACTGATGTGGTCAAGCAGAAGTTCCACAGCAGGTTCGCATGTCACTCCTGCCCGTTGGCTTGCAAGAGGAAGATAAACACGAGGAGAGGCGTCATAAAGGCCCCTGAGTATGAGACAATAGGGATGATGGGATCCAATTTAGCCCTTAAGGACATGGATGACTTAGCTTACGCTGCTGAAGTCGCTGACAATCTGGGCTTAGATACCATAAGCCTGGGGAACTTGCTCGCCTTCATCCTGGAGCTCAAGGAGAGGGGGATAATATCGAAGGAGGAGATAGGATTTGATGTCGATTGGGGGGATGCGGACGGCATAGTGAAGCTGATCGAGATGATAGGATACAGGAAGGGATTCGGGGACCTAGTAGCTGATGGAGTGATGAGAGCTGCTGAGAGGATAGGCAGGGGCAGCGAGAGATATGCGATGCACATAAAGGGGTCAGAGATACCAGCATACGATCCGAGGGGGAGCTGGGGCATGGCATTAGCTTACGCTACTTCAGATAGGGGGGCCTGCCACCTCAGGGCCTGGACTATAGCGAGCGAGGCCTTCGGTAACATGCCCCCGCACACTTACGAGGGGAAAGCGAAGCTCACGAAGGACTTGCAGGACCTCAACAGCGTGAAATGGAGCCTCATAATATGCGATTTCTGGGCTCTTGGCTTCCAGGAGATAGCTGATCTCTTATCAGCAGCTATGGATAAGGAATTCACAGTACCCCAGGTCCAGGAGATAGGCGAGAGGATATGGAACCTCGCAAGGATGTTCAACTTGAGGGAGGGCTTCACTAGGAAGCACGACTATCCCCCGGATAGGTTCTTCGATGAGCCCCACACGAAAGGGCCAACTGCAGGCATCAAGCTCGATAGGGAGGGTTATGAGAAGGCCCTAGATGAATATTACGAGCTCAGGGGATGGGACAGAGAGGGAAGGCCGAAGAGAGAGACTCTGGAGAGACTAGGCCTCTCCAAAGATCTCAAAATCTGAACTCTTTTTTTAGAAGTTATTATGCCATGAAAGTCCATGCTTTGGAGATTTCTAGCTAGGGAGATCTCCACATTTCCTTCCAATTTTTGAGTTTCTATGTTGTACATTGCTTAAATTCGTGAGGAGAGGCATTAGGGAATCTCCATACATTCAAATCTTTATTAAACTTCTCGGAAAGGTAAAATGGGATCTCATTTATGTAGATCGGAGAATCGATTATAAGTATAGGATCCGGGAAAAACATAATATTATCATTTATCGAATAAAAATCATTATAACATTACCGATCATTATATACCAATGTGAATATGATATCTTCGGATATGAAATAAAATAAAAATAATAAATCCGGATATAGATGTAATTTTTATATTCGAGCACTCATTCAGGGACTAGGTGGTCCCTTTGGTCAAGATAGTCGTGCTTGGCGCTGGAGTAGTCGCCCCAGCTATCGTATACGATCTAGCGGATGATGAAGTGAGTCCTCATGTCGATGAGATAGTCGTCGCTGACATAAGTGAGGAGAAAGCTAAGAGAGCTGTGGAGGGGGCTAAGAGATTCACTAAGAGGAAGAAACTAGATTACGCGAGGGTTGATGTTAGGAATGTGGATGAGACAGCCGAGCTTCTGAGAGGAGCTGATGTAGTTGTCAACGGGATAATATACTATTACATACCTCAGGTGATGGAGGCAGCACTCAAAGCAGGAGTCCACTACACGGACCTTGGCTCTGAGGTACCTATCTTGAAGAAGCAGTTCGAGTTCGATGAAGCTTATAGGAGGGCCGGTTTGCTAGCGATACCCGGGATGGGGGGATGCCCGGGGATGATAAATGTAGCCGCTAGGTACGGGGTAGAGCAACTGGATGAAGTTGAGAGAGTGCTTCTGAGGGAGGGATGGGTGGATTTCAATGATTACGACTCCCTCGGTATACCCCTCCCCGTCCCCTACTCGCTAGATTGCATATTGGATGAGTACATGCACCCAGTTGAGGTCTGGGAGGACGGCAGGATAAAGCTAGTAGATCCCGTCAGGCCCGAGGATAGGGAAGTAATCCACTTCCCTCCCCCCGTAGGCACTCAGGAGCTCTACTACATAGAGCACCCCGAGGTCTGGACGATAGGGGAGACTTTCAAGCATAAGGGCCTCAGATATGTCGACTACAAACTCTCATACCCCAGGGAGCTCTACATGAAGTATAAGTTATTGACGGATCTGGGGCTCACTAACGATAAGCCGGTAAGAGTGGGGGACGTCGAGATAGTACCGAGGGACTTGCTCAAGATGCTGGTCAACGAGACCTTCAAGGGGAAGGAGATACCGCCTAACGATTACGATATAATGAGAGTTATAGTCGAGGGGAAGAAGGACGGGAGGAGGGAGAGGATCACGATAGACATACACACCGAGTGGAATAGGAAGTGGGGCTTGACAGCACAAGCAGTGACTGTAGGGACTCCTACATCGATCACCGCACAATGGATGGCTAAGGGATTGATAAAGGAGAGGGGCGTGAAGAACCCTGAGGAAGTAATAGATCCTGTGCCCTTCTTCGAGGAGCTGAAGAAGAGAGGGATAAGGATACACGTGCAGAGGGAGTTCCTAATCTAATTTTAATTTTTCAGTAAAAAAATCAAAATCTCGCGATGAACTCGCAGTACTCATCCCCAGCAGCTTTACATCTCGTCTCTCTAACCTCAACAGGAGATCTGAGTATCCTGGTCAGGGCCCCAGTGATAACCCCCTTCGTGAAGTAGCATGATGGCTCGTTCGACTTCGGGCTTGCTTCCGCCTCTAAATTCTCCTCGATCTTGATCCTCAAGGAGTTCTCACCTATCTCTAGGCTCGATCTACCCCATCCCGAGGCGGCTAGCATACCGGACATGACATAACGTATCACATCCATCGGTTCCTCGATCCCAGCTCTCCTCGCTATATCTACGTAATTTTCCGCGAATCCCTTCCCCATCTCATACCCTATCCTGTATATTATCGCGTGATAAGCTTCGGAGCCCAGTATAGCTGTTAGATCTGATGTGAGCGTCTTCCAAGCCTCCTCAGTCAGGGTGAAGATCCTGTCATCGTAACGCATCAGCGGGAAGTTCAGCGTATCTATGAGGAGGCCATTCTTCTCAGATACCTGGTATAATATTCTTCCAATTCCATCTATAGATGAAAATCTATCTCTAATATCGCTTACTATGGATTCAGGTTTCCCGGATATATTAACGACTAAGTAGATCGCTCCCCTCCCCCCCTCAACGTAGGCAGATATGTTATGTAGATTCAATCCCAGATCCCTCAAGACATCTGTTAAGTCCCTGATAATCCCCATCCTATCTCTAGTCACTTCTATCAAAAAAGCTGCGAGCCTATCTCCCGGCGATATAGTCACTCTAGTGAGAGGGACCCTGAAGCCCGCTGATCCTTCCCTCATGAATATCCTCTACTTCCGCTACCTGAATATTTTAAACTTCATCCTCGGGGGATCTCTATCTTAAACTCGCAGTACTCATCCCCCTTAGCCTTGCATTTGACTTCCTCTATCGAGATAGGCCTATTGAAGATGCTCTCTAGGCCCCCTTTCCACATGCCCTTCGTCATATAGCATGATGGTTCCTTCGATTCCCTATCGACCGCCTCGAAGTTCTCCCTTATCCTGAGTGAGAAAACCCCTCCGGCTTCCTCTAGTGAAGCTATGCCGTAACCCGAGGATGCATAGAGGGGGACTGAGATATGCCGAAGTATCTCGAAGGGATCCTTAATGCCCACTCTCTCAGCTATTTTGAGATGACCCTCCGCGAATCCCTTCCCCATCTCATACCCTATCCTGAAGAGTATCGCCCCCGAGGCCGAGCTCCCTAGGATCTTAGATAATTCCTCTGAGAGGGAAGTTATAGCTCTAGTATTTAGGGCCACTAACCTCACAGTTCCCCTTAAGAAGGGGAAGAGACGGTAAGGTATCAGAAGCCCTTCTATATGAGATTCCTCATATTCAACAGATCCTATCCCTTCTATCGATCCCAAATGCCCCTTCAACTCCTCTATATTCACACAATCGGGCCTCTTAGCCACTATTATTATGAGGCCCTTCCCCTCCTCTACATGAGCTAAGTTATGGACGATATTCATCCCCCTAGATGAGAACTCCTCCGCGACTTCAGCGAGTATCCCGGGTCTATCGCGTAGTATCTCGAGATAGAATATGGAAAGCTTCTTCCCCGGAGATATCGTGAGGATAGGTATCTCTATGGGGAAATACCGGCCTCCCGAGAACTCGTGCATACTCATGCTCTCTGTTAAGGGAGAACTCTCACTTAAAAATTTTGATAGTAGTTGAGCAAGTCAGTCTACACGCTCTATGAGGACCGGCCCCGGGAAGATCCCCATGGACCAGAGCCTCTGGATGAGGAGGAACTTATCTGAGTCGTTATCTATCACCCTCTCACCAAGTATCGCGACGTACTTTCCACTGAATGAGCCCCTTATCCTCTCCTTATTATTAATGAACCACAATCTGGCCCTCCTATACTCCAGGAGATCCCTCTCAACGCTCATCGATCCTTAGACTCGAGGAGTTAAGATAAGGATGAAGTATGAGATGTATTACCCGATTATTACGGAACTGCTAGCCCCTAGTGAGGCTAAGCTATGCCGAAATGACACGAACTTCTCCGATTAGATATTTTAAGGATGTTATTTTTGAGGTCACGCGACCCCGAGCAGTATTAATGCGATTTCCTCCCCACTATGAATCCCAGGAGTACACCGAGTATTAAGGCCGCAATTAGGTAGGTCTCCTGAATCCCGCTCTCCTCCTTCACTGTCTGCGTTACAGTCACCCTCTCTACTGTTGAAGTGGTCTCCATGGGGCTCTTAGTCTCTACCTGCTCCCCAGATACTTGAGAGAGGAGGGAGATTACGTGAGCGTGAGCGGAGGCCAGCTCGTAATAAGCTATCGACTCCAAGATGTTCCCCTCCATGGAGGATGCCATCTCCGAATAGCTTAGGGCTAAGACTGGGATTATCCCCTTAGACATTAGTGCATTTATCGATGAGTAGCATGAGCTCTTAACGGCTTCCTCAACAGCATTAGGATCGCTAGTGAACCACTCATGTATCGAGATTATGCCATATGCTAGAGCTGTAGTAGAGAGGCCTATGCTCCCATAGTAATCCCCTGAGGAGAAAGCTGTGTTAGCATCATTCAAGTTCGAGTAAGCTTCTTTTAAATAGCTTGAGCTAGCTCCTATTTCCTCTATCAAGCTCTCCGAATATGATATGACGCTCTCGGCTTCATATAAGATCGCAGAAGCCACTTCCTTCACCCTTCTCTCATCCACTTGCATCCTCTGGCTCAGCCCCATCATATCCATCCAATTAGAGGCTGAATCGGCCCTCCAGTAAGCGTAAGTCAAATAGTGTATTGCTCCCCATTCCATTGAATCG from Candidatus Korarchaeum sp. includes:
- a CDS encoding aldehyde ferredoxin oxidoreductase family protein, giving the protein MVSVYAEKILRINLREKSIKTEAPRRDWLALYLGGRGLGIRYVYEEVPPGANALGPENKVVIATGPLTGTIAPLSGRFTVVSKSPKTGTINDNYVGGSFGPELKYAGYDAVIIEDVAEKPVYIYISDGNVEIRDASHLWGMKVREAMEELRKENGNVRTMVIGPAGEKLSLISSVHVDEYFVAARGGIGAVFGSKKLKGIVVRAEERKIELPNPGRFRETISRLMKESVLTEANIWAKTDGTPIIVDLSNNVGALPHLNFREGYYEYAKFINTDVVKQKFHSRFACHSCPLACKRKINTRRGVIKAPEYETIGMMGSNLALKDMDDLAYAAEVADNLGLDTISLGNLLAFILELKERGIISKEEIGFDVDWGDADGIVKLIEMIGYRKGFGDLVADGVMRAAERIGRGSERYAMHIKGSEIPAYDPRGSWGMALAYATSDRGACHLRAWTIASEAFGNMPPHTYEGKAKLTKDLQDLNSVKWSLIICDFWALGFQEIADLLSAAMDKEFTVPQVQEIGERIWNLARMFNLREGFTRKHDYPPDRFFDEPHTKGPTAGIKLDREGYEKALDEYYELRGWDREGRPKRETLERLGLSKDLKI
- a CDS encoding saccharopine dehydrogenase NADP-binding domain-containing protein, which encodes MVPLVKIVVLGAGVVAPAIVYDLADDEVSPHVDEIVVADISEEKAKRAVEGAKRFTKRKKLDYARVDVRNVDETAELLRGADVVVNGIIYYYIPQVMEAALKAGVHYTDLGSEVPILKKQFEFDEAYRRAGLLAIPGMGGCPGMINVAARYGVEQLDEVERVLLREGWVDFNDYDSLGIPLPVPYSLDCILDEYMHPVEVWEDGRIKLVDPVRPEDREVIHFPPPVGTQELYYIEHPEVWTIGETFKHKGLRYVDYKLSYPRELYMKYKLLTDLGLTNDKPVRVGDVEIVPRDLLKMLVNETFKGKEIPPNDYDIMRVIVEGKKDGRRERITIDIHTEWNRKWGLTAQAVTVGTPTSITAQWMAKGLIKERGVKNPEEVIDPVPFFEELKKRGIRIHVQREFLI
- a CDS encoding ACT domain-containing protein codes for the protein MHEFSGGRYFPIEIPILTISPGKKLSIFYLEILRDRPGILAEVAEEFSSRGMNIVHNLAHVEEGKGLIIIVAKRPDCVNIEELKGHLGSIEGIGSVEYEESHIEGLLIPYRLFPFLRGTVRLVALNTRAITSLSEELSKILGSSASGAILFRIGYEMGKGFAEGHLKIAERVGIKDPFEILRHISVPLYASSGYGIASLEEAGGVFSLRIRENFEAVDRESKEPSCYMTKGMWKGGLESIFNRPISIEEVKCKAKGDEYCEFKIEIPRG